A single genomic interval of Helianthus annuus cultivar XRQ/B chromosome 13, HanXRQr2.0-SUNRISE, whole genome shotgun sequence harbors:
- the LOC110889000 gene encoding uncharacterized protein LOC110889000 has translation MLTLLGMFNKEYEHQKDGDVIDRGMFQKHGTSNRNQNFDPNTTYERALACNTKDEALQVIRDEQPRDFLLQHHNINYNLDRVYEIPTAPWVSPFPLSSFTNVPEDLQEWADSYFGLQAAARPMRPKSTIIKGNSRTSKTMWARSLGRHNYICGHMDHNKKVFSNNADYNIIDDIPPQYFMHWKEFIGAQRNWQSYCKYGKPSLFKGGIPTIMLCNPGVGFHIGIT, from the coding sequence atgttgacacttttggggATGTTTAATAAGGAATACGAACATCAGAAAGACGGTGATGTAATCGACAGGGGGATGTTTCAGAAACATGGAACATCTAACAGAAATCAGAATTTCGATCCCAACACAACATACGAAAGAGCATTGGCGTGCAACACTAAAGATGAAGCATTGCAGGTTATTAGAGATGAACAACCCAGAGACTTTCTGTTACAGCATCACAACATCAACTACAACCTGGATAGAGTCTATGAAATCCCTACAGCTCCATGGGTAAGTCCATTCCCGTTATCAAGCTTCACTAATGTACCAGAAGACCTGCAAGAATGGGCAGATTCATACTTTGGTCTACAAGCCGCTGCGCGGCCGATGAGACCAAAGTCAACAATCATAAAAGGTAATTCCAGGACAAGCAAAACAATGTGGGCAAGATCTTTGGGAAGACATAACTACATATGTGGTCATATGGACCACAACAAAAAAGTCTTCTCAAACAACGCTGACTACAACATCATCGATGACATACCACCACAATACTTCATGCACTGGAAAGAGTTTATTGGAGCTCAACGAAATTGGCAGTCTTACTGCAAATACGGCAAGCCAAGTCTTTTCAAAGGAGGCATACCAACAATCATGCTATGCAACCCAGGAGTGGGTTTTCATATTGGGATCACTTGA